One Onychostoma macrolepis isolate SWU-2019 chromosome 10, ASM1243209v1, whole genome shotgun sequence genomic region harbors:
- the LOC131548514 gene encoding thymic stromal cotransporter homolog encodes MAVMMSCREYIAPLVFCAQVASSFFDTALQMLVKERCANPDSDTEQKAITNFNMTFNMVLKFMPIVPAIILAKVGDKGYRKVPIVVPLVGYFLSRGLLLLDIVMEWPLQVLYAVPVIHGLCGGYASYWAGVMALVSVCSGAEERSVRIMRTELVYGIAGFIGSLASGHLFNLYTVDLKQGAILSSFSVLLYFLCLLYAAFFLQVDVSELGDRQERRESVGIINHEARDKINIALLFVGGILYDIAVAGGMEMLAAYVLKDPLNWGATEVGYGNAAGSLLFITSFVGVKIFTRCSVRDESMVMIGMVSFAAGIYSMAFVTTTPMYYLARSITLFALIPMPTIRSLLSKQVKGTSYGITFVMLQLSFKLASLVTTPIYTEIYQATLDTFPGFVFILSSIFTVLSMIPISIVGCRSARHDGYERIQGN; translated from the exons atggcGGTTATGATGTCCTGTCGTGAATACATCGCGCCTCTAGTGTTCTGTGCCCAGGTGGCCAGCTCGTTTTTTGACACCGCTCTCCAAATGCTGGTTAAAGAACGATGCGCAAACCCCGACAGCGACACCGAGCAGAAAGCCATCACCAACTTCAACATGACCTTCAACATGGTGCTCAAATTCATGCCGATTGTGCCAGCGATCATTCTGGCTAAGGTTGGAGACAAAGGTTACAGGAAAGTGCCGATAGTGGTTCCTCTGGTTGGATATTTTCTGTCCAGAGGTTTGCTCTTGCTGGATATCGTGATGGAATGGCCTCTCCAGGTGCTGTACGCGGTGCCGGTGATCCACGGACTGTGCGGCGGGTACGCGTCGTACTGGGCAGGTGTGATGGCGCTGGTGTCGGTGTGCTCAGGTGCGGAAGAGCGGTCTGTGCGCATCATGAGGACGGAGCTGGTGTACGGAATCGCCGGTTTCATTGGTAGTTTGGCTTCTGGTCACTTATTTAACCTCTATACCGTAGATCTCAAACAAGGAGCAATTTTATCTAGTTTTAGCGTGCTACTGTACTTCCTCTGCCTGCTCTACGCGGCATTTTTCCTGCAAGTCGATGTCTCCGAGCTTGGAGACAGGCAGGAGAGACGGGAAAGTGTTGGGATCATAAACCACGAAGCCCGCGATAAAATAAACATCGCTTTGCTGTTCGTCGGTGGGATTTTGTATGATATAGCAGTGGCTGGAGGAATGGAGATGTTGGCAGCTTATGTGCTCAAAGACCCCCTCAACTGGGGCGCAACTGAGGTGGGTTATGGAAACGCGGCGGGATCGCTTCTCTTCATCACCAGTTTTGTGGGTGTGAAGATTTTCACAAGATGTTCTGTTAGAGATGAGAGCATGGTCATGATCGGCATGGTGTCTTTCGCAGCTGGGATTTATTCCATGGCTTTCGTGACCACAACTCCGATGTACTATTTGG CTCGCTCTATCACTCTGTTTGCTCTGATTCCAATGCCCACCATTCGCTCACTGCTGTCCAAACAGGTCAAGGGAACCTCGTATG GCATTACCTTTGTCATGCTCCAGTTGTCCTTCAAACTTGCAAGCTTGGTCACCACACCCATCTACACTGAGATCTATCAGGCTACACTTGACACATTCCCAGGCTTTGTCTTCATACTGTCCAGCATCTTTACTGTTCTTTCTATGATACCCATTAG CATTGTAGGATGCCGCTCTGCAAGACATGATGGATATGAGAGAATTCAAGGGAACTGA